The following proteins are co-located in the Primulina tabacum isolate GXHZ01 chromosome 11, ASM2559414v2, whole genome shotgun sequence genome:
- the LOC142519279 gene encoding glucan endo-1,3-beta-glucosidase 7-like isoform X2 codes for MQRSSCTVLLILSLFRLCFFSADSESFIGVNYGEVADNLPPPESTAKLLRSTSIEKVRLYGADPRIIKALAGSGIGIVIGAANGDIPALASDPDFAGNWVNSNVLAYYPASKIIVVTVGNEVVTLNDPNLVSRLLPAMQNIQNALNAVSLGGKIKVSTVNSMAVLAQSEPPSSGAFGYGDTMKALLEFHSTNGSPFMINPYPFFAYQSDPRPDTLAFCLFQPNPGRVDAGTSIKYMNMFDAQVDAVHSALKAMGFKDVEIVVAETGWPYKGDPNEVGPSLDNAKAYNGNLVSHLRSMVGTPLMPGKSVDTYIFALYDEDLKPGPTSERSFGIYKPDLSMTYDAGLSKSVLTPAPTPATPAPAPANPVPATPLIPAPATSAPATPAIPNTLNPAPATPTVPNTIPLTPVTQGTNGATASCRPLRSLLLFTVTMLAFTLMVGGNT; via the exons ATGCAGAGATCTTCGTGTACAGTACTATTAATTCTTTCCTTGTTCCGGTTGTGTTTTTTCTCCGCTG ATTCCGAGTCTTTTATCGGAGTCAATTACGGAGAAGTCGCGGACAATCTCCCGCCGCCGGAGTCGACGGCGAAGCTCTTGCGATCTACGAGCATAGAGAAAGTGCGCCTGTACGGCGCCGATCCTAGAATCATCAAGGCGCTCGCGGGCTCCGGAATCGGGATCGTCATCGGCGCCGCCAATGGGGACATTCCGGCGCTGGCGTCCGACCCGGATTTCGCGGGTAATTGGGTCAATTCGAATGTGCTGGCTTATTATCCGGCCAGCAAGATTATTGTCGTTACCGTTGGTAACGAGGTGGTGACGTTAAATGATCCGAATCTGGTCTCCCGGCTGCTGCCCGCCATGCAAAATATCCAAAACGCCCTCAATGCAG TCTCTCTGGGTGGGAAAATTAAGGTCTCAACTGTGAATTCGATGGCTGTTTTGGCTCAATCAGAGCCTCCTTCATCCGGAGCTTTCGGCTATGGTGACACAATGAAAGCATTGCTAGAGTTCCACAGCACGAATGGGTCGCCTTTTATGATCAATCCATACCCTTTCTTTGCATATCAAAGCGATCCAAGGCCCGATACTTTGGCCTTCTGTCTGTTCCAGCCTAATCCGGGACGTGTGGATGCAGGAACCAGCATCAAGTACATGAACATGTTTGATGCCCAG GTTGACGCAGTACACTCTGCCTTGAAAGCAATGGGATTTAAGGACGTTGAAATTGTGGTTGCTGAAACAGGTTGGCCTTATAAAGGAGATCCGAATGAAGTTGGCCCGAGTTTGGACAATGCAAAAGCCTATAATGGGAACTTGGTGAGCCACCTTAGATCGATGGTCGGTACGCCACTTATGCCTGGAAAATCAGTCGATACGTATATATTTGCACTTTATGATGAGGATTTGAAACCTGGTCCTACATCGGAGAGATCTTTTGGGATATATAAGCCTGATCTTTCCATGACTTATGATGCCGGACTCTCGAAGAGTGTACTG ACGCCAGCCCCAACTCCAGCGACTCCCGCACCAGCTCCAGCGAACCCTGTTCCTGCGACTCCATTGATTCCGGCTCCGGCAACTTCTGCTCCTGCAACACCTGCAATTCCAAATACCTTGAATCCGGCTCCAGCTACTCCCACGGTTCCTAACACGATCCCACTAACTCCAGTGACACAAG GAACTAATGGAGCCACAGCTTCCTGCAGACCGTTACGCTCACTACTACTGTTCACG GTCACAATGCTAGCATTTACATTAATGGTGGGAGGGAATACATGA
- the LOC142519279 gene encoding glucan endo-1,3-beta-glucosidase 7-like isoform X1 translates to MQRSSCTVLLILSLFRLCFFSADSESFIGVNYGEVADNLPPPESTAKLLRSTSIEKVRLYGADPRIIKALAGSGIGIVIGAANGDIPALASDPDFAGNWVNSNVLAYYPASKIIVVTVGNEVVTLNDPNLVSRLLPAMQNIQNALNAVSLGGKIKVSTVNSMAVLAQSEPPSSGAFGYGDTMKALLEFHSTNGSPFMINPYPFFAYQSDPRPDTLAFCLFQPNPGRVDAGTSIKYMNMFDAQVDAVHSALKAMGFKDVEIVVAETGWPYKGDPNEVGPSLDNAKAYNGNLVSHLRSMVGTPLMPGKSVDTYIFALYDEDLKPGPTSERSFGIYKPDLSMTYDAGLSKSVLTPAPTPATPAPAPANPVPATPLIPAPATSAPATPAIPNTLNPAPATPTVPNTIPLTPVTQGPPQITGTNGATASCRPLRSLLLFTVTMLAFTLMVGGNT, encoded by the exons ATGCAGAGATCTTCGTGTACAGTACTATTAATTCTTTCCTTGTTCCGGTTGTGTTTTTTCTCCGCTG ATTCCGAGTCTTTTATCGGAGTCAATTACGGAGAAGTCGCGGACAATCTCCCGCCGCCGGAGTCGACGGCGAAGCTCTTGCGATCTACGAGCATAGAGAAAGTGCGCCTGTACGGCGCCGATCCTAGAATCATCAAGGCGCTCGCGGGCTCCGGAATCGGGATCGTCATCGGCGCCGCCAATGGGGACATTCCGGCGCTGGCGTCCGACCCGGATTTCGCGGGTAATTGGGTCAATTCGAATGTGCTGGCTTATTATCCGGCCAGCAAGATTATTGTCGTTACCGTTGGTAACGAGGTGGTGACGTTAAATGATCCGAATCTGGTCTCCCGGCTGCTGCCCGCCATGCAAAATATCCAAAACGCCCTCAATGCAG TCTCTCTGGGTGGGAAAATTAAGGTCTCAACTGTGAATTCGATGGCTGTTTTGGCTCAATCAGAGCCTCCTTCATCCGGAGCTTTCGGCTATGGTGACACAATGAAAGCATTGCTAGAGTTCCACAGCACGAATGGGTCGCCTTTTATGATCAATCCATACCCTTTCTTTGCATATCAAAGCGATCCAAGGCCCGATACTTTGGCCTTCTGTCTGTTCCAGCCTAATCCGGGACGTGTGGATGCAGGAACCAGCATCAAGTACATGAACATGTTTGATGCCCAG GTTGACGCAGTACACTCTGCCTTGAAAGCAATGGGATTTAAGGACGTTGAAATTGTGGTTGCTGAAACAGGTTGGCCTTATAAAGGAGATCCGAATGAAGTTGGCCCGAGTTTGGACAATGCAAAAGCCTATAATGGGAACTTGGTGAGCCACCTTAGATCGATGGTCGGTACGCCACTTATGCCTGGAAAATCAGTCGATACGTATATATTTGCACTTTATGATGAGGATTTGAAACCTGGTCCTACATCGGAGAGATCTTTTGGGATATATAAGCCTGATCTTTCCATGACTTATGATGCCGGACTCTCGAAGAGTGTACTG ACGCCAGCCCCAACTCCAGCGACTCCCGCACCAGCTCCAGCGAACCCTGTTCCTGCGACTCCATTGATTCCGGCTCCGGCAACTTCTGCTCCTGCAACACCTGCAATTCCAAATACCTTGAATCCGGCTCCAGCTACTCCCACGGTTCCTAACACGATCCCACTAACTCCAGTGACACAAGGTCCGCCACAAATAACAG GAACTAATGGAGCCACAGCTTCCTGCAGACCGTTACGCTCACTACTACTGTTCACG GTCACAATGCTAGCATTTACATTAATGGTGGGAGGGAATACATGA